ACGAGGGCTCCGTCTACCTCACCGTGACCGGCACCTCCGCCGAGCAGGGCGACGACGGCTCCGTCGGCCGCGGCAACCGCGCCAACGGCCTCATCACCCCGAACCGCCCGATGTCGATGGAGGCGACCTCCGGCAAGAACCCCGTCAACCACATCGGGAAGATCTACAACCTCCTCTCCACCCGCGTCGCCGAGTCCGTCACGGCGGAGGTCGACGGCATCCGCGACCTCCAGGTCCGCCTGCTCTCGCAGATCGGCCGCCCGATCGACGAGCCGCACGTCGCCGACGCGCAGATCGTCACCGAGGACGGCGTCGAACTGAGCGACATCGAGGCTGACGTCCTCGCCATCGTCGACCGCGAACTGGCCGACGTGACCGACGTGACCCGCAGCGTCATCGAGGGCGACGTCTCGACGTTCTGACGGCGGACCCGATCGACCCGTTCCGGGCGGTCGCAGCAGCGCTGACGCCGACCGGCCCGGGGTTTCTACTTGCGACGCCCCGTGCGATCCGACATGGAAGACACGCCGACGGACGTGGAGCTCAAACCCGACCTGACCGACGACGTGGCCCTAGTGACGGGCGCGACCCGCGGGATCGGGGCCGAGGTCGCCGCGGGGCTGACCGATCTGGGTGCGACGGTCTACGCCGGCGCGCGCGACCCCGACGACGTCACGGCCGCGGACCAGCACGCGGTTCGGCTGGACGTGACGGAGGACGACGAGGTGCGGGACGCCGTCGATCGCATCGAACGCGAACGGGGGGCGCTCGACGTCCTCGTGAACAACGCGGGCGTGTTCCCGCGGTCCGGGCCCCTCCACGAGATGGACCTCGACGACTTCGACCGGACCACCGCCGTGAACCTCCGCGGGCCGGTCGCCGTGACCAAGCACGCGTTACCGCTGCTCACCGACGGGACCGGGGGCCGCGTCGTGACGCTCTCGTCGGGGCTCGGGCAGTTCACCGAGGGGCGGATGGAGGGCGGCTACCCGGCCTACCGGCTCTCGAAGGTCGGCGTCGGCGGCCTGACGGCGTACCTCGACGGCGAGTACGGCGATCAGGGCCTGATCGCGAACGCCGTCTCGCCGGGCTGGGTGCGGACGGACATGGGCGGCGACGGAGCGCCGCGGACGCCCTCGAAGGGGGCGGAGACGCCCGTCTGGCTCGCGCGGTTCGCGCCCGGGAGCCCCGCCGGCCACCTCTGGAAGGACCGCGAGCGGATCCCGTGGTAGGGTCGCGGCTCGGCGACCGCAACGGATTTGCGCCGGCCGGACCGAACTCCGACCATGACGCGGGTGTGTCTCCTCGGCGACCCCGGCGTGGAGCTCTCCTACGAGCTGCTCTCCCGCGAGACCGCGCGGGACGCGCTCGCCACCTACCGGATCGAGGAGCCGTTCGAGAACAGCGTCGCCGTCGACACCGTGAGCCTCGGGGCCGCCGTCTCCCTCCTCAACGACCTCGACTGGTACCTCGTCCGCTTCGTCGAGGAGGCGCTGGTGTTGGAGCCGTCCGTCTCCGCCGACGAGTGGCTCTCGCGGGACCTCGCCCGCGAGGTCCGCGACGGCGAGGTCCCCCCGGAAGAGACCGACCAGCGGCTGAAGGTGTTCGGCCTCGTCGACGGCCGCCCGGTCGAGCCGCTGTTCGTCCGACGGCGACAGGGGGAGACCCCCGAGTACGACCTCCGCGACGTCGACGAGACCGTCGTCGTCCGCGTGAGCGAGTCCGAGTTCTCCGGGTAGGCGGTGCGGCCGAAAAAGCCGGGGTTCTCAGTTCAGCCCTCGTAGCCCGCGAGATCCATCACGGAGGCGAACTGCTCGGTGTCGGTGACGCCGTCGTACACCATCCCGCCGATCATCCCGCCGGGGTAGGTGTCGCCGTTCATGGCGTGGTTCACCTTGTGGCAGTGGAGCGCGTAGACGCCGGGGTCGGCGTCGGCGGTGAACTCGATCGTCTTCCGCTCGGCGGGCGCGATCGGCACCACGTCCTCGCGGTGCCGGGCGCTCTCGGGGATGACGCCGCCGTCCTTCTCGACGACGGTGAACCCGTGGTTGTGGGTGTGCATCGCGTGCGACTCGTAGCCGGCGTTGACGTAGTGGATCCGCACTCGGTCGCCCTCCTCGACGATGAGGGGAGAGCCCTCCTCGGGGTGGAAGGTGTACGGCGCGCAGCGACCGTTCACGGTGAAGACGTCGGGGTTGCGGTCGCGGTGGCTGAAGTCCACGTCGCCGCCCGCCATCGACGCCGACAGCCGGCTGTCCCAGTCTTTGATCGTGTGGAATATCTCCTTGTCCGGGGCGTCGTACCCCTCCGGATCGACGCGGAGGATCCCGAACATCCCCATGTCGAGGTGGTTCTGCGTCTGGTAGTGGCAGTGGTACAGGTGCGTCCCCGGCTGGTTCGCCTCGATCTCGTAGGTGTGCTCCTCGCCGGGCGCGACCTGCTGGCCGGTCGTGGTCGGCACGCCGTCGTCCATCCAGTCCTTCGAGAGCCCGTGGACGTGGAACGTGTGCGGCCGGTTGTGCTCGGTGTTGTCGTAGGTGATCTCCAGTTCGGTCCCCTCCGTCACGCGGAGGAGGGGGCCGGGGACGCTGGGGTCCGTGTCCGGCGTCTCCCACGCCCAGACCTCCGGCAGCTCCCACGGACCGCCCTGCGCGTTCTCGCCGAGCAGCGTGTGGCGACACGCCCGCGTGGACATGGTGATCGCACCGTCGCGCTCGTCGAGGTCGACGGTCGTCCGCGGCGTCGTGTACGGGTGGTCCGTCTCGACGGCGGTCGAGTCGCTCCCCGACCAGTCGTCGACCTGTCGTGCGGCCTTGCCGCCGTCGTCCCCGCTCCCGGACTCCGCGGCGTTCTCGGCGTCCGACTGCGGGGCACCGCACCCCGCGAGCCCGACGGTACCCAACGCGGCCGTCGCGGAGAGGAAACTGCGCCTGGAGGCGGTACGCGAGCCGAAGATGTTCCCGTCGTTCATCACACCCCCGTCTCGGCACCTCAACCGGTTAAGAAGCGCTCGGATGTTTCCCCCGTGAGAACCCGGTCTCGAACCGTTGATTGTTTGTGTGCTCGATCGCCAATGGGGGGTCCTCCGCGTCGGCGTTCAGTCGTCTCCGTCGAGCTCGGCGACGATCCGCGTTCGGACCGGTCCCACGTCGACCGGGGCCCACGCCTCCACGTCGTAGGTCACGTCGGCGAGCGTCTCCAGCCGGTCGGCGTCGCCGTCGCCTATCGCCTCGACCGCTTCCTCCCGGAGCCGACCGAGGACCGCGTCCGCGAGCGCCTCGCGGTCGACCGACCGGTCCGGGACGTCGAGGATATGCGGGAGGTCCTCGGCCCCCTCGGGGAGCGTCGGGAACGCCGCCGGCCCGACCGCGAGCGCGGACCCGTCCGCGGCGGCCTCCGTCCCGCCCCCCTCGTCACCGCCGGAGAGCGCGTCCTCCGGGGCCGGTACGAGCGCGTACTCCGCGACCGCGAGGTCGATGGCGGCGTCGATGGCCGCCTCGTCGACCTCGGCGCGCCGCTTGAACGCCAGTTCGGAGAGCGCCTCGGAGAGCTCTCCCCGCGTGAGCCAGCCGAACAGGTCGACGACGCCGGCGAGGTCGTCGCGGGCGGCGACGCTCGGCTCACTCGCGTCGGCCATCGTCAGTCCTCACCCGGGGCCGGCTCCGTCTGTCCGTCGTCGGTCGCCGCCTCGCTGACCGCGTCGTTCTCCGCGGCGACGTTGCCGACGCTCCGGTCGTCGCCGCGGACCGCGTCGAGGTCGTTCCGCGCCGCCTCCCGGACCTCGCTCGGGTCGACCGGGGCGCTCTCCCACGCCGGGAGCCGGGTGTCGGG
This genomic stretch from Halorubrum hochsteinianum harbors:
- a CDS encoding DUF7109 family protein; amino-acid sequence: MADASEPSVAARDDLAGVVDLFGWLTRGELSEALSELAFKRRAEVDEAAIDAAIDLAVAEYALVPAPEDALSGGDEGGGTEAAADGSALAVGPAAFPTLPEGAEDLPHILDVPDRSVDREALADAVLGRLREEAVEAIGDGDADRLETLADVTYDVEAWAPVDVGPVRTRIVAELDGDD
- a CDS encoding multicopper oxidase domain-containing protein is translated as MNDGNIFGSRTASRRSFLSATAALGTVGLAGCGAPQSDAENAAESGSGDDGGKAARQVDDWSGSDSTAVETDHPYTTPRTTVDLDERDGAITMSTRACRHTLLGENAQGGPWELPEVWAWETPDTDPSVPGPLLRVTEGTELEITYDNTEHNRPHTFHVHGLSKDWMDDGVPTTTGQQVAPGEEHTYEIEANQPGTHLYHCHYQTQNHLDMGMFGILRVDPEGYDAPDKEIFHTIKDWDSRLSASMAGGDVDFSHRDRNPDVFTVNGRCAPYTFHPEEGSPLIVEEGDRVRIHYVNAGYESHAMHTHNHGFTVVEKDGGVIPESARHREDVVPIAPAERKTIEFTADADPGVYALHCHKVNHAMNGDTYPGGMIGGMVYDGVTDTEQFASVMDLAGYEG
- a CDS encoding SDR family NAD(P)-dependent oxidoreductase; translated protein: MEDTPTDVELKPDLTDDVALVTGATRGIGAEVAAGLTDLGATVYAGARDPDDVTAADQHAVRLDVTEDDEVRDAVDRIERERGALDVLVNNAGVFPRSGPLHEMDLDDFDRTTAVNLRGPVAVTKHALPLLTDGTGGRVVTLSSGLGQFTEGRMEGGYPAYRLSKVGVGGLTAYLDGEYGDQGLIANAVSPGWVRTDMGGDGAPRTPSKGAETPVWLARFAPGSPAGHLWKDRERIPW
- a CDS encoding DUF5804 family protein; protein product: MTRVCLLGDPGVELSYELLSRETARDALATYRIEEPFENSVAVDTVSLGAAVSLLNDLDWYLVRFVEEALVLEPSVSADEWLSRDLAREVRDGEVPPEETDQRLKVFGLVDGRPVEPLFVRRRQGETPEYDLRDVDETVVVRVSESEFSG